The following coding sequences lie in one Lolium perenne isolate Kyuss_39 chromosome 2, Kyuss_2.0, whole genome shotgun sequence genomic window:
- the LOC127333601 gene encoding endo-1,4-beta-xylanase 1 isoform X1, with the protein MMRRCGLLSFLCRPRRGGRAASLLPNPDPPPTEPKGEEDHTSSDKVIMENILPNSDFSQDLSSWHPNGCHAFVAVEGSGYHNGIRPHSGSKYVVLTNRTQTWQGLEQDLTENIGIGTKYVVNAHVRVHGELHEPVGVQATLKLEDEGSSANYRSVARISASRERWEKLEGSFELTTIPRRLVFYLEGPPAGVDLLIDSVTISCMKTERKTSSIGGTTNIILNCNFSEGLHSWRPIHCHAYVASQWSGFLDGIKGSSGENYAVVSKRTQQWQGLEQDITDRVSTGTAYSVSAYVRVDGNIHGKAEVKATMRLQNPDEPAHYSSIGRVLASKEKWEKLEGSFSLTNMPKCVVFYLEGPPGGVDLIIDSVTITRSEHKQSKDVQSPSGIETVIKNPQFIEGLSSWSGRGCNICRHEFTAYGNVKPVSGNYFASATGRIHSWNGIQQDITGRVQRKVSYEISSHVRIFGSANETEVRATLWVQENGREQYLCISKNQASDKRWTHLKGKLLLHAPFSKAVLFIEGPPAGIDILVDGLVLSPARKLQAAPRPKIENVLYGANIMQNSAFSHGLAGWSPMGSCRLSVHTESPHLLASILKDPSSQQHISGRYIVATNRTAVWMGPSQVITDKLRLHTTYRVSAWVRTGAGGHGRHHVNVCLGVDDQWLNGGQVEADGDQWYEIKGAFKLEKQPSKVIAYVQGPPSGVDIRVMGLQIYAVDRKARFDYLKDKSDKVRKRDIVLKFQGSNAANVFGSALKIQQTENSFAFGSCINRSNIENEDLADFFVKNFNWGVFENELKWYWTEAEQGKLNYKDSDELLKFCQKHNIQVRGHCLFWEVEDSVQPWLRSLHGHHLMAAIQGRLHSLLSRYKGQFKHHDVNNEMLHGSFYQDRLGRDIRAHMFREAHKLDPSAVLFVNDYNVEDGCDSKSTPEKFIEQIVDLQERGAPVGGIGVQGHISHPVGDIICDSLDKLAILGLPIWITELDVSAENEHIRADDFEVCLRECFAHPAVEGVVLWGFWEAFMFREHAHLVDADGTINEAGKRYLAMKKEWLTQTNGDIDYHGEFKFRGYHGSYTVEIATPSGKVSRSFVVGKENPVQVVTLNI; encoded by the exons GGAGAGGAGGACCACACTTCTTCTGACAAAGTTATCATGGAGAACATTCTACCAAACAGTGATTTTTCTCAAGatctatcttcatggcatcctaaCGGTTGCCATGCATTTGTGGCTGTTGAAGGATCTGGTTACCATAATGGTATAAGGCCACATTCAGGGTCTAAGTATGTTGTACTTACTAATCGCACGCAGACTTGGCAAGGACTTGAGCAGGATTTAACAGAAAACATTGGCATTGGTACGAAATACGTTGTAAATGCCCATGTCAGAGTTCATGGGGAACTTCATGAGCCTGTTGGGGTCCAGGCCACGCTAAAACTTGAGGACGAGGGATCTTCTGCCAACTACCGCTCTGTTGCAAG GATTTCGGCCTCGCGAGAACGCTGGGAGAAGTTGGAAGGTTCATTTGAGCTTACAACAATACCAAGACGTTTGGTATTTTATCTTGAAGGCCCCCCTGCTGGTGTAGACTTGCTCATAGATTCAGTTACCATATCCTGCATG AAAACAGAGAGGAAGACATCATCGATTGGTGGAACAACAAACATCATTTTAAATTGTAATTTTTCCGAAGGCCTTCATTCATGGCGTCCTATCCACTGTCATGCATATGTGGCATCACAATGGTCCGGTTTCCTTGATGGTATTAAAGGGAGCTCAGGAGAAAATTATGCTGTTGTTTCAAAAAGAACTCAACAATGGCAAGGTCTTGAACAAGATATTACAGATAGAGTATCAACCGGCACTGCTTATTCAGTTTCAGCGTATGTCAGAGTTGATGGGAATATCCATGGTAAAGCTGAAGTAAAAGCAACCATGAGGTTGCAAAATCCAGATGAACCAGCACACTACAGTTCTATTGGAAG GGTGTTAGCCTCAAAAGAAAAGTGGGAGAAGTTGGAAGGCTCTTTTTCTTTGACAAATATGCCAAAATGTGTGGTCTTTTACCTTGAAGGACCTCCTGGTGGGGTGGATCTTATTATTGATTCTGTTACTATTACTAGATCTGAACATAAGCAGTCAAAG GATGTTCAATCACCAAGTGGAATCGAGACTGTTATTAAGAATCCTCAGTTTATAGAAGGGTTAAGCAGTTGGTCTGGAAGAGGATGCAATATCTGCAGGCATGAGTTCACTGCATATGGGAATGTAAAGCCCGTAAGTGGCAACTACTTTGCTTCAGCAACTGGACGGATCCACAGTTGGAATGGCATACAGCAAGATATCACAGGCAGAGTGCAAAGAAAAGTCTCTTACGAGATCAGTTCTCATGTTCGCATATTTGGAAGTGCTAATGAGACTGAAGTTCGTGCTACTTTGTGGGTACAAGAAAATGGCCGTGAACAATATCTGTGCATTTCAAA AAACCAGGCCTCTGATAAGCGCTGGACACATTTGAAAGGGAAGTTGCTCCTTCATGCTCCCTTCTCCAAAGCTGTCCTTTTTATAGAGGGGCCACCTGCAGGAATTGACATCCTTgtggacggccttgttctatctccGGCAAGAAAACTTCAGGCTGCTCCACGCCCAAAAATTGAG AATGTTTTGTATGGAGCTAATATTATGCAGAACAGCGCTTTCTCTCATGGGCTTGCTGGGTGGAGTCCCATGGGATCATGTCGATTGAGTGTCCACACGGAATCACCCCATCTGCTAGCTTCCATCTTGAAGGACCCCTCGAGTCAGCAGCATATAAGTGGTCGCTATATCGTTGCTACAAATCGCACCGCTGTGTGGATGGGGCCTTCTCAGGTAATAACTGACAAGCTAAGGCTGCACACTACCTACAGAGTATCTGCCTGGGTACGCACTGGAGCTGGAGGACATGGCCGACACCATGTCAATGTTTGTCTTGGTGTAGATGACCAATGGCTTAATGGTGGGCAAGTGGAAGCTGATGGGGACCAATGGTATGAAATCAAAGGAGCATTCAAGCTTGAAAAACAACCATCCAAAGTTATTGCATATGTTCAGGGTCCTCCTTCGGGTGTTGATATCAGAGTTATGGGCCTACAAATTTATGCAGTTGATAGGAAAGCACGTTTTGATTATCTTAAGGACAAATCAGAcaag GTAAGGAAGCGTGATATTGTTCTGAAGTTCCAAGGATCAAATGCCGCAAATGTTTTTGGTTCAGCTCTCAAGATACAACAAACCGAGAACAGTTTTGCATTTGGATCATGCATAAACAGAAGTAACATCGAGAATGAGGATCTTGCTGATTTCTTCGTGAAGAATTTCAATTGGGGTGTATTTGAGAATGAACTGAAGTGGTACTGGACAGAGGCGGAACAAGGAAAGCTAAATTATAAAGATTCTGATGAGTTGCTTAAATTTTGTCAGAAACATAACATACAAGTCCGTGGCCACTGCTTATTTTGGGAAGTGGAAGATTCAGTGCAGCCGTGGCTTCGATCATTGCATGGACACCACTTGATGGCTGCCATACAAGGTCGTTTGCATAGCCTACTGTCAAGGTACAAAGGTCAGTTTAAACATCATGATGTTAACAATGAGATGTTGCATGGGTCTTTCTATCAAGATAGACTTGGAAGGGATATTAGGGCTCACATGTTCAGGGAAGCACATAAACTTGATCCTTCAGCCGTCCTCTTTGTTAATGATTACAACGTTGAGGATGGATGTGATTCGAAATCCACCCCAGAGAAGTTCATCGAGCAGATTGTTGATCTCCAGGAACGGGGCGCACCAGTTGGTGGGATTGGTGTGCAAGGTCATATCAGCCATCCAGTGGGAGATATCATATGTGACTCCCTAGATAAACTGGCCATATTGGGTCTACCGATTTGGATTACAGAACTGGATGTCTCGGCAGAGAACGAACACATACGAGCTGACGATTTCGAGGTGTGCCTCCGCGAATGCTTCGCGCATCCTGCTGTGGAGGGGGTTGTCCTATGGGGATTCTGGGAGGCGTTCATGTTTCGTGAACATGCTCACCTGGTCGACGCTGATGGAACAATCAACGAGGCTGGCAAAAGGTATCTTGCTATGAAGAAAGAGTGGTTAACCCAAACCAATGGTGACATTGATTACCATGGGGAGTTCAAATTCAGAGGCTACCATGGTTCATACACGGTAGAAATAGCGACACCCTCAGGAAAGGTATCTCGATCATTTGTTGTTGGCAAGGAGAACCCTGTGCAGGTGGTTACTTTGAACATTTAA
- the LOC127333601 gene encoding endo-1,4-beta-xylanase 1 isoform X2 — MENILPNSDFSQDLSSWHPNGCHAFVAVEGSGYHNGIRPHSGSKYVVLTNRTQTWQGLEQDLTENIGIGTKYVVNAHVRVHGELHEPVGVQATLKLEDEGSSANYRSVARISASRERWEKLEGSFELTTIPRRLVFYLEGPPAGVDLLIDSVTISCMKTERKTSSIGGTTNIILNCNFSEGLHSWRPIHCHAYVASQWSGFLDGIKGSSGENYAVVSKRTQQWQGLEQDITDRVSTGTAYSVSAYVRVDGNIHGKAEVKATMRLQNPDEPAHYSSIGRVLASKEKWEKLEGSFSLTNMPKCVVFYLEGPPGGVDLIIDSVTITRSEHKQSKDVQSPSGIETVIKNPQFIEGLSSWSGRGCNICRHEFTAYGNVKPVSGNYFASATGRIHSWNGIQQDITGRVQRKVSYEISSHVRIFGSANETEVRATLWVQENGREQYLCISKNQASDKRWTHLKGKLLLHAPFSKAVLFIEGPPAGIDILVDGLVLSPARKLQAAPRPKIENVLYGANIMQNSAFSHGLAGWSPMGSCRLSVHTESPHLLASILKDPSSQQHISGRYIVATNRTAVWMGPSQVITDKLRLHTTYRVSAWVRTGAGGHGRHHVNVCLGVDDQWLNGGQVEADGDQWYEIKGAFKLEKQPSKVIAYVQGPPSGVDIRVMGLQIYAVDRKARFDYLKDKSDKVRKRDIVLKFQGSNAANVFGSALKIQQTENSFAFGSCINRSNIENEDLADFFVKNFNWGVFENELKWYWTEAEQGKLNYKDSDELLKFCQKHNIQVRGHCLFWEVEDSVQPWLRSLHGHHLMAAIQGRLHSLLSRYKGQFKHHDVNNEMLHGSFYQDRLGRDIRAHMFREAHKLDPSAVLFVNDYNVEDGCDSKSTPEKFIEQIVDLQERGAPVGGIGVQGHISHPVGDIICDSLDKLAILGLPIWITELDVSAENEHIRADDFEVCLRECFAHPAVEGVVLWGFWEAFMFREHAHLVDADGTINEAGKRYLAMKKEWLTQTNGDIDYHGEFKFRGYHGSYTVEIATPSGKVSRSFVVGKENPVQVVTLNI; from the exons ATGGAGAACATTCTACCAAACAGTGATTTTTCTCAAGatctatcttcatggcatcctaaCGGTTGCCATGCATTTGTGGCTGTTGAAGGATCTGGTTACCATAATGGTATAAGGCCACATTCAGGGTCTAAGTATGTTGTACTTACTAATCGCACGCAGACTTGGCAAGGACTTGAGCAGGATTTAACAGAAAACATTGGCATTGGTACGAAATACGTTGTAAATGCCCATGTCAGAGTTCATGGGGAACTTCATGAGCCTGTTGGGGTCCAGGCCACGCTAAAACTTGAGGACGAGGGATCTTCTGCCAACTACCGCTCTGTTGCAAG GATTTCGGCCTCGCGAGAACGCTGGGAGAAGTTGGAAGGTTCATTTGAGCTTACAACAATACCAAGACGTTTGGTATTTTATCTTGAAGGCCCCCCTGCTGGTGTAGACTTGCTCATAGATTCAGTTACCATATCCTGCATG AAAACAGAGAGGAAGACATCATCGATTGGTGGAACAACAAACATCATTTTAAATTGTAATTTTTCCGAAGGCCTTCATTCATGGCGTCCTATCCACTGTCATGCATATGTGGCATCACAATGGTCCGGTTTCCTTGATGGTATTAAAGGGAGCTCAGGAGAAAATTATGCTGTTGTTTCAAAAAGAACTCAACAATGGCAAGGTCTTGAACAAGATATTACAGATAGAGTATCAACCGGCACTGCTTATTCAGTTTCAGCGTATGTCAGAGTTGATGGGAATATCCATGGTAAAGCTGAAGTAAAAGCAACCATGAGGTTGCAAAATCCAGATGAACCAGCACACTACAGTTCTATTGGAAG GGTGTTAGCCTCAAAAGAAAAGTGGGAGAAGTTGGAAGGCTCTTTTTCTTTGACAAATATGCCAAAATGTGTGGTCTTTTACCTTGAAGGACCTCCTGGTGGGGTGGATCTTATTATTGATTCTGTTACTATTACTAGATCTGAACATAAGCAGTCAAAG GATGTTCAATCACCAAGTGGAATCGAGACTGTTATTAAGAATCCTCAGTTTATAGAAGGGTTAAGCAGTTGGTCTGGAAGAGGATGCAATATCTGCAGGCATGAGTTCACTGCATATGGGAATGTAAAGCCCGTAAGTGGCAACTACTTTGCTTCAGCAACTGGACGGATCCACAGTTGGAATGGCATACAGCAAGATATCACAGGCAGAGTGCAAAGAAAAGTCTCTTACGAGATCAGTTCTCATGTTCGCATATTTGGAAGTGCTAATGAGACTGAAGTTCGTGCTACTTTGTGGGTACAAGAAAATGGCCGTGAACAATATCTGTGCATTTCAAA AAACCAGGCCTCTGATAAGCGCTGGACACATTTGAAAGGGAAGTTGCTCCTTCATGCTCCCTTCTCCAAAGCTGTCCTTTTTATAGAGGGGCCACCTGCAGGAATTGACATCCTTgtggacggccttgttctatctccGGCAAGAAAACTTCAGGCTGCTCCACGCCCAAAAATTGAG AATGTTTTGTATGGAGCTAATATTATGCAGAACAGCGCTTTCTCTCATGGGCTTGCTGGGTGGAGTCCCATGGGATCATGTCGATTGAGTGTCCACACGGAATCACCCCATCTGCTAGCTTCCATCTTGAAGGACCCCTCGAGTCAGCAGCATATAAGTGGTCGCTATATCGTTGCTACAAATCGCACCGCTGTGTGGATGGGGCCTTCTCAGGTAATAACTGACAAGCTAAGGCTGCACACTACCTACAGAGTATCTGCCTGGGTACGCACTGGAGCTGGAGGACATGGCCGACACCATGTCAATGTTTGTCTTGGTGTAGATGACCAATGGCTTAATGGTGGGCAAGTGGAAGCTGATGGGGACCAATGGTATGAAATCAAAGGAGCATTCAAGCTTGAAAAACAACCATCCAAAGTTATTGCATATGTTCAGGGTCCTCCTTCGGGTGTTGATATCAGAGTTATGGGCCTACAAATTTATGCAGTTGATAGGAAAGCACGTTTTGATTATCTTAAGGACAAATCAGAcaag GTAAGGAAGCGTGATATTGTTCTGAAGTTCCAAGGATCAAATGCCGCAAATGTTTTTGGTTCAGCTCTCAAGATACAACAAACCGAGAACAGTTTTGCATTTGGATCATGCATAAACAGAAGTAACATCGAGAATGAGGATCTTGCTGATTTCTTCGTGAAGAATTTCAATTGGGGTGTATTTGAGAATGAACTGAAGTGGTACTGGACAGAGGCGGAACAAGGAAAGCTAAATTATAAAGATTCTGATGAGTTGCTTAAATTTTGTCAGAAACATAACATACAAGTCCGTGGCCACTGCTTATTTTGGGAAGTGGAAGATTCAGTGCAGCCGTGGCTTCGATCATTGCATGGACACCACTTGATGGCTGCCATACAAGGTCGTTTGCATAGCCTACTGTCAAGGTACAAAGGTCAGTTTAAACATCATGATGTTAACAATGAGATGTTGCATGGGTCTTTCTATCAAGATAGACTTGGAAGGGATATTAGGGCTCACATGTTCAGGGAAGCACATAAACTTGATCCTTCAGCCGTCCTCTTTGTTAATGATTACAACGTTGAGGATGGATGTGATTCGAAATCCACCCCAGAGAAGTTCATCGAGCAGATTGTTGATCTCCAGGAACGGGGCGCACCAGTTGGTGGGATTGGTGTGCAAGGTCATATCAGCCATCCAGTGGGAGATATCATATGTGACTCCCTAGATAAACTGGCCATATTGGGTCTACCGATTTGGATTACAGAACTGGATGTCTCGGCAGAGAACGAACACATACGAGCTGACGATTTCGAGGTGTGCCTCCGCGAATGCTTCGCGCATCCTGCTGTGGAGGGGGTTGTCCTATGGGGATTCTGGGAGGCGTTCATGTTTCGTGAACATGCTCACCTGGTCGACGCTGATGGAACAATCAACGAGGCTGGCAAAAGGTATCTTGCTATGAAGAAAGAGTGGTTAACCCAAACCAATGGTGACATTGATTACCATGGGGAGTTCAAATTCAGAGGCTACCATGGTTCATACACGGTAGAAATAGCGACACCCTCAGGAAAGGTATCTCGATCATTTGTTGTTGGCAAGGAGAACCCTGTGCAGGTGGTTACTTTGAACATTTAA